From the Acidobacteriota bacterium genome, the window GCCCAGGGCGAACAGGACGCCGACCGCGGACCATATGTAAAGCATCATGATTCTCTCCGATGTTCAGGGTGCTCGCACCGTGTCCCCCGCCGGGCGGGGCTCACGAGATGTACTCCACGTTCCTCGGGAGCTTGAGGTCGAAGGCGGAGTCCCTCACGTCGAGGTTCAGCCGGATGTTGAGGAAGCGGATGAGGGTGTAGTCGCCCCCGGGCTCGTCGATCCTCTGCTGGAGCGGAGTGCCGTCGTTGGCGGCCAGCCACAGGTACAGGGACGCGAAGTAGTTCTTCATGCCCGGCGTTTTCGGGATCAGCTGGATGAGGTTGCAGGGACGCCCGTCGAGGGCCTCGTCACGGACGTGCCGGATCTCGAAGTTCTTCTTCATCTCCGCCGTCGACATGGAAACCCCCAGGTTCGCGAACCCCGTCTCCTTCTCCGTGAGCTTCCGCCGCATCGCCTGGTTCTTCTTCGGGTAGAAGAGGACCATGTCGTTCCCGCGGACGGTCAGGAAGGTGTGGCCCGGCTTGCCGAGGACTTTCTTCAGAAGGACCCCCTGGGGCGTTTTCTTCATGCAGATCTCGCCCTCCTCCGTGTCGTCGAACTCGCCGAGGATCTTGATGAATTTGCGCTGCTGGATGTCCGA encodes:
- a CDS encoding outer membrane lipoprotein carrier protein LolA produces the protein MKRTSLALLFIGFTLTLPVLCAGPVDVILARLDRFNQTMKTFRSDIQQRKFIKILGEFDDTEEGEICMKKTPQGVLLKKVLGKPGHTFLTVRGNDMVLFYPKKNQAMRRKLTEKETGFANLGVSMSTAEMKKNFEIRHVRDEALDGRPCNLIQLIPKTPGMKNYFASLYLWLAANDGTPLQQRIDEPGGDYTLIRFLNIRLNLDVRDSAFDLKLPRNVEYIS